In Tursiops truncatus isolate mTurTru1 chromosome 9, mTurTru1.mat.Y, whole genome shotgun sequence, a single genomic region encodes these proteins:
- the AEBP1 gene encoding adipocyte enhancer-binding protein 1 isoform X1, whose translation MAVLRGAPLLGCLLALLALCPGGRPQTVLTDDEIEEFLEGFLSELESEPREDDVEAPPPPEPTLPVRKAQTGGKPGARPGVAEEAPPGKAKDKGKKGKKDKGPKATKQPPEVPSRPPKKPKEKPPKATKKPKEKPPKATKKPKEKPPKATKKPKEKPPKANKRPLAGKKAPIPTPSESPKWPLPPVASPGLEELPQEGDGPLPDPWQGPAGETDVERQPEPEEETEQPTLDYNDQIEREDYEDFEYIRRQKQPRPPPSRRRPERLWPERPEEKAEPPGPGFEAPEERIEPPLKPLPPNYGDGYVIPNYDDMDYYFRPPRPQKPDPGLETDEEKEGLKKPKKEGGRPKEEDTHDKWTVEKGKDHKGPRKGELEEWAPAEQLKCPPIGMESHRIEDNQIRSSSMLRHGLGAQRGRLNMQAGDTEDDYYDGAWCAEDDSQTQWIEVDTRRTTKFTGVITQGRDSSIHDDFVTSFFVGFSNDSQTWVMYTNGYEEMTFRGNVDKDTPVLSELPEPVVARFIRIYPLTWNGSLCMRLEVLGCPMSPVHSYYAQNEVLTTDDLDFRHHSYKDMRQLMKVVNEQCPTITRTYSLGKSSRGLKIYAMEISDNPGDHELGEPEFRYTAGIHGNEVLGRELLLLLMQYLCREYRDGNPRVRSLVQDTRIHLVPSLNPDGYEVAAQTGSEFGNWALGLWTEEGFDIYEDFPDLNSVLWGAEERKWVPYRVPNNNLPIPEHYLSPDATVSTEVRAIIAWMEKNPFVLGANLNGGERLVSYPYDMARTPSQEQLLAAAMAAARGEDEEEASEAQETPDHAIFRWLSISFASTHLTMTEPYRGGCQAQDYTGGMGIVNGAKWKPRSGTINDFSYLHTNCLELSIYLGCDKFPHESELPREWENNKEALLTFMEQVHRGIKGVVTDEQGIPIANATISVSGINHGVKTASGGDYWRILNPGEYRVTAHAEGYTPSSKTCNVDYDIGATQCNFILARSNWKRIREIMAMNGNRPIPHIDPSRPMTPQQRRMQRRRLQYRLRMREQMRLRRLNATASPATVPTSPPTPPTLLPTPSLAPSPAPSSTLGPWHFPPETTAGWEESETETYTEVVTEFGTELAPEEGEEEERKMVTGQEIPFTTVETYTVNFGDF comes from the exons CACCTCCAGGAAAAGCCAAagacaaagggaagaaaggaaagaaggacaaAGGCCCCAAGGCGACCAAGCAGCCCCCGGAGGTGCCCTCCAGGCCTCCCAAGAAGCCCAAGGAGAAGCCACCCAAGGCCACCAAGAAGCCCAAGGAGAAGCCACCCAAGGCCACCAAGAAGCCCAAGGAAAAGCCACCCAAGGCCACCAAGAAGCCCAAGGAGAAGCCACCCAAGGCCAACAAGAGGCCTCTGGCTGGGAAGAAGGCCCCCATCCCAACCCCCTCCGAAAGCCCGAAGTGGCCACTGCCCCCAGTCGCCAGCCCCGGCCTCGAGGAGCTGCCCCAGGAGGGAG ACGGGCCCCTCCCAGATCCCTGGCAGGGCCCAGCAGGAGAGACCGACGTGGAGCGCCAGCCTG AgccagaggaggagacagagcaGCCCACGCTGGACTACAACGACCAGATAGAGCGGGAGGACTACGAAGACT TTGAGTACATCCGGCGCCAGAAGCAGCCCAGGCCGCCCCCCAGCAGGAGAAGGCCGGAAAGGCTCTGGCCCGAGCGCCCCGAGGAGAAGGCTGAGCCTCCCGGGCCGGGGTTCGAGGCCCCGGAGGAGAGGATAG AGCCGCCTCTGAAGCCGCTGCCACCCAACTATGGGGACGGCTACGTGATCCCCAACTACGACGACA TGGACTATTACTTCCGGCCTCCCAGGCCCCAGAAGCCTGACCCTGGCCTGGAAACAGATGAAGAGAAGGAGGGCCTGA AGAAACCCAAAAAGGAGGGCGGCAGGCCCAAGGAGGAGGACACGCATGACAAATGGACTGTGGAGAAGGGCAAGGACCACAAAG GGCCCCGGAAGGGTGAGCTGGAGGAGTGGGCTCCAGCAGAGCAACTCA AGTGCCCCCCCATCGGGATGGAGTCGCACCGCATCGAGGACAACCAGATCCGGTCCTCCTCCATGCTGCGCCACGGCCTAGGGGCACAGCGTGGCCGGCTCAACATGCAG GCCGGCGACACTGAGGACGACTACTACGACGGGGCGTGGTGTGCCGAGGACGACTCTCAGACCCAGTGGATCGAGGTGGACACCAGAAGGACCACCAAGTTCACGGGCGTCATCACCCAGGGCCGCGACTCCAGCATCCA TGACGACTTCGTGACCTCCTTCTTCGTGGGCTTCAGCAATGACAGCCAGACATGGGTGATGTACACCAACGGCTACGAGGAAATG ACCTTCCGTGGGAACGTGGACAAGGACACACCTGTGCTCAGCGAGCTCCCGGAGCCAGTGGTGGCCCGTTTCATCCGCATCTACCCACTCACCTGGAACGGCAGCCTATGCATGCGCCTGGAGGTGCTGGGGTGCCCCATGTCCC CTGTCCACAGCTACTATGCACAGAACGAGGTGTTGACCACCGACGACCTGGACTTCCGGCACCACAGCTATAAGGACATGCGCCAG TTGATGAAGGTGGTGAACGAGCAGTGCCCCACTATCACCCGCACATACAGCCTAGGGAAGAGCTCGCGTGGGCTCAAGATCTACGCCATGGAGATCTCGGACAACCCCGGGGATCACGAGTTGG GGGAGCCTGAGTTCCGCTACACAGCTGGTATTCATGGCAACGAGGTGCTAGGCCGagagctgctgctgctactaatgCAGTACCTGTGCCGCGAGTACCGAGACGGAAACCCGCGCGTGCGCAGCCTGGTGCAGGACACGCGCATCCACCTCGTGCCCTCGCTGAATCCTGACGGCTACGAGGTGGCAGCGCAGACG GGCTCAGAGTTTGGGAACTGGGCGCTGGGACTGTGGACCGAGGAGGGCTTTGACATCTATGAGGACTTCCCGGATCTCAACTCAGTGCTCTGGGGAGCTGAGGAGAGGAAATGGGTTCCCTACCGGGTCCCCAACAATAACCTGCCCATCCCTGAACACTACCTGTCTCCAGATGCCACG GTGTCCACGGAGGTCCGGGCCATCATTGCCTGGATGGAGAAGAACCCCTTCGTGCTGGGAGCGAACCTGAACGGCGGCGAGCGGCTCGTGTCCTACCCCTATGACATGGCCCGCACGCCCAGCCAGGAGCAGCTGCTGGCCGCGGCCATGGCAGCTGCCCGGGGAGAGGACGAAGAAGAAGCATCTGAGGCCCAAGAGACCCCAGACCACGCCATCTTCCGCTGGCTTTCCATCTCCTTCGCCTCTACCCACCTCACCATGACCGAGCCCTACCGGGGAGGGTGCCAAGCGCAGGACTACACTGGCGGCATGGGCATCGTCAACGGGGCCAAGTGGAAACCCCGCTCTGGGA CTATCAACGACTTCAGTTACCTGCACACCAACTGCCTGGAACTCTCCATCTACCTGGGCTGCGACAAGTTCCCTCACGAGAGTGAGCTGCCCCGAGAGTGGGAGAACAACAAGGAAGCTCTGCTCACCTTCATGGAGCAG GTTCACCGCGGCATCAAGGGGGTTGTGACGGACGAGCAGGGCATCCCTATCGCCAACGCCACCATCTCCGTGAGCGGCATTAACCACGGAGTGAAGACAG CAAGTGGCGGCGATTACTGGCGCATCCTGAACCCGGGGGAGTACCGCGTGACGGCCCACGCAGAGGGCTACACCCCGAGCTCCAAGACCTGCAACGTGGATTACGACATCGGGGCCACCCAGTGCAACTTCATCTTGGCTCGCTCCAACTGGAAGCGCATCCGGGAGATCATGGCCATGAACGGGAACCGGCCCATCCCGCACATCGACCCGTCGCGCCCCATGACCCCCCAGCAGCGGCGCATGCAACGCCGCCGCCTGCAGTACCGGCTGCGCATGCGCGAACAGATGCGGCTCCGGCGCCTGAACGCCACCGCCAGCCCGGCCACCGTCCCCAcgtcgccccccacccccccgacactgctccccaccccctcccttgccccctcccccgccccaagtTCTACCCTGGGTCCCTGGCACTTTCCACCCGAGACCACAGCTGGCTGGGAGGAGTCAGAGACCGAGACCTACACGGAGGTGGTGACGGAGTTTGGGACAGAGCTGGCGCCCGAGGAGggtgaggaggaggagagaaagatggTCACGGGCCAGGAGATCCCCTTCACCACAGTTGAGACCTACACAGTGAACTTCGGGGACTTCTGA
- the AEBP1 gene encoding adipocyte enhancer-binding protein 1 isoform X2: MAVLRGAPLLGCLLALLALCPGGRPQTVLTDDEIEEFLEGFLSELESEPREDDVEAPPPPEPTLPVRKAQTGGKPGARPGVAEEGKAKDKGKKGKKDKGPKATKQPPEVPSRPPKKPKEKPPKATKKPKEKPPKATKKPKEKPPKATKKPKEKPPKANKRPLAGKKAPIPTPSESPKWPLPPVASPGLEELPQEGDGPLPDPWQGPAGETDVERQPEPEEETEQPTLDYNDQIEREDYEDFEYIRRQKQPRPPPSRRRPERLWPERPEEKAEPPGPGFEAPEERIEPPLKPLPPNYGDGYVIPNYDDMDYYFRPPRPQKPDPGLETDEEKEGLKKPKKEGGRPKEEDTHDKWTVEKGKDHKGPRKGELEEWAPAEQLKCPPIGMESHRIEDNQIRSSSMLRHGLGAQRGRLNMQAGDTEDDYYDGAWCAEDDSQTQWIEVDTRRTTKFTGVITQGRDSSIHDDFVTSFFVGFSNDSQTWVMYTNGYEEMTFRGNVDKDTPVLSELPEPVVARFIRIYPLTWNGSLCMRLEVLGCPMSPVHSYYAQNEVLTTDDLDFRHHSYKDMRQLMKVVNEQCPTITRTYSLGKSSRGLKIYAMEISDNPGDHELGEPEFRYTAGIHGNEVLGRELLLLLMQYLCREYRDGNPRVRSLVQDTRIHLVPSLNPDGYEVAAQTGSEFGNWALGLWTEEGFDIYEDFPDLNSVLWGAEERKWVPYRVPNNNLPIPEHYLSPDATVSTEVRAIIAWMEKNPFVLGANLNGGERLVSYPYDMARTPSQEQLLAAAMAAARGEDEEEASEAQETPDHAIFRWLSISFASTHLTMTEPYRGGCQAQDYTGGMGIVNGAKWKPRSGTINDFSYLHTNCLELSIYLGCDKFPHESELPREWENNKEALLTFMEQVHRGIKGVVTDEQGIPIANATISVSGINHGVKTASGGDYWRILNPGEYRVTAHAEGYTPSSKTCNVDYDIGATQCNFILARSNWKRIREIMAMNGNRPIPHIDPSRPMTPQQRRMQRRRLQYRLRMREQMRLRRLNATASPATVPTSPPTPPTLLPTPSLAPSPAPSSTLGPWHFPPETTAGWEESETETYTEVVTEFGTELAPEEGEEEERKMVTGQEIPFTTVETYTVNFGDF, encoded by the exons GAAAAGCCAAagacaaagggaagaaaggaaagaaggacaaAGGCCCCAAGGCGACCAAGCAGCCCCCGGAGGTGCCCTCCAGGCCTCCCAAGAAGCCCAAGGAGAAGCCACCCAAGGCCACCAAGAAGCCCAAGGAGAAGCCACCCAAGGCCACCAAGAAGCCCAAGGAAAAGCCACCCAAGGCCACCAAGAAGCCCAAGGAGAAGCCACCCAAGGCCAACAAGAGGCCTCTGGCTGGGAAGAAGGCCCCCATCCCAACCCCCTCCGAAAGCCCGAAGTGGCCACTGCCCCCAGTCGCCAGCCCCGGCCTCGAGGAGCTGCCCCAGGAGGGAG ACGGGCCCCTCCCAGATCCCTGGCAGGGCCCAGCAGGAGAGACCGACGTGGAGCGCCAGCCTG AgccagaggaggagacagagcaGCCCACGCTGGACTACAACGACCAGATAGAGCGGGAGGACTACGAAGACT TTGAGTACATCCGGCGCCAGAAGCAGCCCAGGCCGCCCCCCAGCAGGAGAAGGCCGGAAAGGCTCTGGCCCGAGCGCCCCGAGGAGAAGGCTGAGCCTCCCGGGCCGGGGTTCGAGGCCCCGGAGGAGAGGATAG AGCCGCCTCTGAAGCCGCTGCCACCCAACTATGGGGACGGCTACGTGATCCCCAACTACGACGACA TGGACTATTACTTCCGGCCTCCCAGGCCCCAGAAGCCTGACCCTGGCCTGGAAACAGATGAAGAGAAGGAGGGCCTGA AGAAACCCAAAAAGGAGGGCGGCAGGCCCAAGGAGGAGGACACGCATGACAAATGGACTGTGGAGAAGGGCAAGGACCACAAAG GGCCCCGGAAGGGTGAGCTGGAGGAGTGGGCTCCAGCAGAGCAACTCA AGTGCCCCCCCATCGGGATGGAGTCGCACCGCATCGAGGACAACCAGATCCGGTCCTCCTCCATGCTGCGCCACGGCCTAGGGGCACAGCGTGGCCGGCTCAACATGCAG GCCGGCGACACTGAGGACGACTACTACGACGGGGCGTGGTGTGCCGAGGACGACTCTCAGACCCAGTGGATCGAGGTGGACACCAGAAGGACCACCAAGTTCACGGGCGTCATCACCCAGGGCCGCGACTCCAGCATCCA TGACGACTTCGTGACCTCCTTCTTCGTGGGCTTCAGCAATGACAGCCAGACATGGGTGATGTACACCAACGGCTACGAGGAAATG ACCTTCCGTGGGAACGTGGACAAGGACACACCTGTGCTCAGCGAGCTCCCGGAGCCAGTGGTGGCCCGTTTCATCCGCATCTACCCACTCACCTGGAACGGCAGCCTATGCATGCGCCTGGAGGTGCTGGGGTGCCCCATGTCCC CTGTCCACAGCTACTATGCACAGAACGAGGTGTTGACCACCGACGACCTGGACTTCCGGCACCACAGCTATAAGGACATGCGCCAG TTGATGAAGGTGGTGAACGAGCAGTGCCCCACTATCACCCGCACATACAGCCTAGGGAAGAGCTCGCGTGGGCTCAAGATCTACGCCATGGAGATCTCGGACAACCCCGGGGATCACGAGTTGG GGGAGCCTGAGTTCCGCTACACAGCTGGTATTCATGGCAACGAGGTGCTAGGCCGagagctgctgctgctactaatgCAGTACCTGTGCCGCGAGTACCGAGACGGAAACCCGCGCGTGCGCAGCCTGGTGCAGGACACGCGCATCCACCTCGTGCCCTCGCTGAATCCTGACGGCTACGAGGTGGCAGCGCAGACG GGCTCAGAGTTTGGGAACTGGGCGCTGGGACTGTGGACCGAGGAGGGCTTTGACATCTATGAGGACTTCCCGGATCTCAACTCAGTGCTCTGGGGAGCTGAGGAGAGGAAATGGGTTCCCTACCGGGTCCCCAACAATAACCTGCCCATCCCTGAACACTACCTGTCTCCAGATGCCACG GTGTCCACGGAGGTCCGGGCCATCATTGCCTGGATGGAGAAGAACCCCTTCGTGCTGGGAGCGAACCTGAACGGCGGCGAGCGGCTCGTGTCCTACCCCTATGACATGGCCCGCACGCCCAGCCAGGAGCAGCTGCTGGCCGCGGCCATGGCAGCTGCCCGGGGAGAGGACGAAGAAGAAGCATCTGAGGCCCAAGAGACCCCAGACCACGCCATCTTCCGCTGGCTTTCCATCTCCTTCGCCTCTACCCACCTCACCATGACCGAGCCCTACCGGGGAGGGTGCCAAGCGCAGGACTACACTGGCGGCATGGGCATCGTCAACGGGGCCAAGTGGAAACCCCGCTCTGGGA CTATCAACGACTTCAGTTACCTGCACACCAACTGCCTGGAACTCTCCATCTACCTGGGCTGCGACAAGTTCCCTCACGAGAGTGAGCTGCCCCGAGAGTGGGAGAACAACAAGGAAGCTCTGCTCACCTTCATGGAGCAG GTTCACCGCGGCATCAAGGGGGTTGTGACGGACGAGCAGGGCATCCCTATCGCCAACGCCACCATCTCCGTGAGCGGCATTAACCACGGAGTGAAGACAG CAAGTGGCGGCGATTACTGGCGCATCCTGAACCCGGGGGAGTACCGCGTGACGGCCCACGCAGAGGGCTACACCCCGAGCTCCAAGACCTGCAACGTGGATTACGACATCGGGGCCACCCAGTGCAACTTCATCTTGGCTCGCTCCAACTGGAAGCGCATCCGGGAGATCATGGCCATGAACGGGAACCGGCCCATCCCGCACATCGACCCGTCGCGCCCCATGACCCCCCAGCAGCGGCGCATGCAACGCCGCCGCCTGCAGTACCGGCTGCGCATGCGCGAACAGATGCGGCTCCGGCGCCTGAACGCCACCGCCAGCCCGGCCACCGTCCCCAcgtcgccccccacccccccgacactgctccccaccccctcccttgccccctcccccgccccaagtTCTACCCTGGGTCCCTGGCACTTTCCACCCGAGACCACAGCTGGCTGGGAGGAGTCAGAGACCGAGACCTACACGGAGGTGGTGACGGAGTTTGGGACAGAGCTGGCGCCCGAGGAGggtgaggaggaggagagaaagatggTCACGGGCCAGGAGATCCCCTTCACCACAGTTGAGACCTACACAGTGAACTTCGGGGACTTCTGA